The Candidatus Zixiibacteriota bacterium DNA segment CTTTCTTGAAATCACCCTGTTTGATAGCGGAGATATAATCCAGGACCGGGACATCCATGGGGCAGACCTTGGTGCAGGCATTGCAAGCCACGCACCGGAACAACTCCGGGTAGTTCTTCTGGACATAAGAGACTTCAGGGGCGACTTCTTCCATTTCATAGACCGCCCGGTTAGCCGGGAAAAACGGTATCTGGGTCAGGTACATATTTTCCTGGACCACGGTCTGGCAGGCCAGTCCGACCCGGATATGATAATCGCCCGGGAGACGATAGACAGTGCCGCAGGCCCCGCAGATACCGCCACGACATCCGCATCCGCGGATGAACTTGTAGCCGGCATGTTCCATCGCTTTCATGATGGTCAGCGACTCGGGGACCTCGTAACGCTTGCCCATTATGTAGATCGGCACAAGCTTGGCTTTAATTTTTGCAGGTGTAGATTCTGTTGTGCTCATATCACACTCTCATCTATTTTGTTGTTAATTATTTCCTACGCTGAAATCAGGTTCTTGCCGGATAAAAGCTCTCGTGAGCTTTCATGACCGATATCGAAATGACATTCCTTTTCGTCAACTCCCAGGGCTATCGCCAAAAGCTGGGTGAAATAGAATGTCGGTACCGTTGACTCGCCCTGACCGAATTTGTCGATCGAATCTTTCTGCCTGTGTCCCAGGCTGTATTCACACAACGGGCAACTCGAGACGAGTGCCTCCGCGCCCCGTTTTTGGGCTGTGCTGACGATCTTGTAGACGTTCTTGTAGGCCGCCTCCGGATTGGAGAGGATCTGGTACGATCCGCAACATTCAATCGAGGCCGGGCTGTCGATCACCTGAGCACCGAGAGCATCCAGGAAATCATGCAGGATCGTCGGGTTGTCGGCACTGTCGATGGCAATATCTTTGGGACGGGTCAGGGTGCAACCATAGTACGGCGACACCTTGAGATCCTTGAGCGGGTTGGTAACCTTCTCTTTGAGCTTGTCCCAGCCTACATGATCGCGCAGAAACGGCAGAAGATGAATGACCTCAACCTGTCCGGTGTAGTCGGTTTCCTCTTCCATAAAACTGTTGATCGTAAAACGTTTTTCCTCGTCATCGCGTATCAGGTTGTTGGCGCGAGCGAGGGTGTTGTAACACATCGAGCAGATCGTCACGACCTTGTCATGGCCCATATCGGCGACCCGGATCAGGTCTCGAATCGGTGCCACCAGGTGCAGGAGGTCGTCGTCCGCCAGTGAATAGACCGCACCGCAACAGTTCCAGCGGGGCAGTTCCTCCAGCTCGAGGTCGAGCCTGGCCAGTGATGCCACCGCGGAGTCATTGAGGTTTTTAGCGCTGGTCTTGAGCGTACATCCGGGGTAATAAGCAACTTTCATCGCGTTAATCTTTCTGTATTGATGATGTTATTTTCCTGACAGGTAACTTGATTTCGCATGTGAATTATTTCACCTGCAATTATCGTAAATTGTTGACAGAACGTTTGCAAAATAGACTATGTTTCTGCTCAAATGCCTGTGCATAGCTGGCATAAGATGATATATTTAAGATTTAAAAGAACACTTGTCAAGTGCTTTTATTCACAAATAACCTCATATAAGTTATTCGCTTAGAATGGTTGTGATGTTTGTAAAAATCTGCACAATTCGCGCTTTTGGAAGTATATGATTGAATGATTATTAGGCTGATCTAATTGGCCTAAAATTGGGTGGGCATCCTCTTCATAGGTGGATTCATTTAGTGTTTCGTCAGGTGTTGTCAAATATCTGGCGAACATAACAGCCCGGTCATCCTGAGGAGCTTCGATCACAGATCGAAAACGACGCCAGGATATCTTGCTTCGTTATAGCAGGTCTTGAGTTCTCGACTTTTGTCGGGAGCTTGTGACCTGCCATGGAAAAATCCAATGATTAAGATTTCTCCACTCGTTCTCAATGAGATTTCTCCGCTCTCCGGCAGAAGCCGTATCGGTCGAAATGACTACCGGGCCGCGTTTGTCCTTGCGGGGAGTGTTGCGACGAAGCGGTCTTATACGCAAAGATCGCCCCACTTCGCCCGCGATGACAAACTTTGATCGTCAGTGGTTTAGTGGGTCGGGAACTGAATTATTTACAAAAAAAAGCCGCCTCACTGCGGGAGGGTGAGACGGCCAGCGCAAAATCCGATTTTTTTTAACGCTGCGGTTACTCTTCTTTTTCGCCATAGACAGGTGTCTTGACCCACTCAATTTTGTTGTAAATAAATTTCTGGCGATTTCCGATCGTCACTTTGTCATAGGCATGTTTGTTGAACATGGTGCTTTCGCGGTCCATATAGTCAGCCCCGAATGCGTCCTTGGGAATGATCAGCTTGTTCGGGAATTTGTCGACTATCTTGTATGGCGGTTTGACCTTAAATATATACCGGCCGAATTCGAGTGAATCGAACACCGCCAGGCGTCCCTCGTTTACACGGATAAGCTCGAATTCCTTTGTCGAAAGCGTATCGAAATAGTAGCCGGTATCGGTGAACACCTGTGCTACCGGAATAAAATCGAAGCTGTAATTCGGTGTAAAGTAGACAAACTGCGCGCTGTCATCGGAAGCCTCGAATTCCTTAGGGAAAACCCAGCCTTTCTCATCCTCGATCTGGTATTCGCCCTCTGGGAGGAAAAAGGTGAACCACTCGCGCACCTGCTCCATCCGGTAATTGAGGTACTCCTCAGCGCAACGCAGGACATAGCGGTCTTCATCGGCATGGACCGCGCGCCTCACGACCAGTGACAGATAGTTGTCCTCGAGACGTTTTGGTCCGACCAGTTCGTTAAAGGCATTGCACTTGGCATAACTGGCCAGCCAGTTGTTTTTAACGAAAGAGAGGCATTCACCATAAGTCATATCGGTCGTTGTATCGATATACGCCGTATATGATGGATAGAAGGTTTCCAGGTTCCAGAACCCCCAGTCGGCCCAGTTCGGATTGCCGACATAGTAGTTGATAAAAATGAACTTCACCAGCGATTCGGACAATAGATCGTTGGTCATCTCGTTCTGGAGACGGTTGTTGCGCCAGATCGCTTTCTGGCGGTAGATATTGTGCACCGCGAGTTTTGAGATATACCAGCGGTCATCGAAACTATAGAGTTTCTTGGCCGCTCCCAGGTATGAATCCAGGTCGCGGTTGAGATCTTTCATTTCCTCATAGGGATGATCGATCATGCCCGAAGAGGCAGACAGCGATCCCGCCAGGAGAATCAGCATTAGCGATGATACAAATGTAATTTTTTTCATGATTTCCTCCTATTCGCTATCCGGCTCATTTGAGTAGGTCTTGTTCTGTTGCATATACTTGTAAAAGGCCTGCAGGCGACGATAGATATCGTCGGAATCATCGTAGCGATTCTCTTCCTGCAGAGCACGGATCGCTTTCTCGCTCCAGAAGATCGCTTCCTTGGAGACGTTCTCGA contains these protein-coding regions:
- a CDS encoding heterodisulfide reductase, subunit B, coding for MKVAYYPGCTLKTSAKNLNDSAVASLARLDLELEELPRWNCCGAVYSLADDDLLHLVAPIRDLIRVADMGHDKVVTICSMCYNTLARANNLIRDDEEKRFTINSFMEEETDYTGQVEVIHLLPFLRDHVGWDKLKEKVTNPLKDLKVSPYYGCTLTRPKDIAIDSADNPTILHDFLDALGAQVIDSPASIECCGSYQILSNPEAAYKNVYKIVSTAQKRGAEALVSSCPLCEYSLGHRQKDSIDKFGQGESTVPTFYFTQLLAIALGVDEKECHFDIGHESSRELLSGKNLISA
- a CDS encoding 4Fe-4S dicluster domain-containing protein, producing MSTTESTPAKIKAKLVPIYIMGKRYEVPESLTIMKAMEHAGYKFIRGCGCRGGICGACGTVYRLPGDYHIRVGLACQTVVQENMYLTQIPFFPANRAVYEMEEVAPEVSYVQKNYPELFRCVACNACTKVCPMDVPVLDYISAIKQGDFKKATELSFDCIQCGLCATRCMGEMAQYHIAQMVRRIYGMKMAPYPEHCKEMVEGIKGGKYDGFLAELKSASVDELKKLYTEREQESHMADEKWEPQEKQYL